From Anser cygnoides isolate HZ-2024a breed goose chromosome 31, Taihu_goose_T2T_genome, whole genome shotgun sequence:
GCCCGCCGCAGGGCCAGGGTGTAGtccgggggccgccggggggggccgcaggCCGGCTTCGGGGGGCTCCGTCCCCACCCCCGACCCCCCGACGGGGTGTTTGAGCTGCAAGGACGCCAGCTCCTCCTCGGCGCCCCCCGTGGCCCAGCAGGTCGTTGGGGGCTCCCctgggcggcgggggggctgAGCCTCCGCGCCCCcaccgccgccccgcgcccctcgGGGTGCGTgtgcgaggggggggggggggggccgcttGTCCCGCTTGTAGTAGAGGGCGGCGAAGGCCAGGATgttgaggaagaggagggaggccCCCACGGCCACCGTGACGCTGAGCTCGGTCGAGTAGTCCCGCGAGTCCCCCGGGAAGGGGGCGAAGCGGCGGCGTCCCCCCCGGCCTCCAgctcctcgtcctcctcgtcctcggcgggaggcggcggcgaaGGCGCCGGGGGCGTCGGGTCGAGgccgggggcgccggggggtcccggcgggGGCAGGCGGGTGGTGGTGGAGGCGTGGGGGAGCTGGTGGAGGTTGTGCAGGTGGGGGACGAGCTCGAGCCAGAAGGCCACCTTGTTGGCCCGGTAGTGGTCGCGCACGCGGGGCTTGAGGCCGATGTGCAGGTAGCGCTTGTCCTTGCCGTCGAAGCGGGTCCACACCACCTCCTCGAAGCGGTTGGGCTTGGTGTGGATGAACTTGGTGTCCTGCGGCACCGGCTGGTTCGGGTCGCTgcgggggggcgggagggggatGGGGTTAGAGGGGAGGGGGTCAGGGCGAGGGGGAGGGGTTGCTGTCCTCCTTTCTGTCCGTCCTCCCTTCCGTCCGTCCTCCCTGCCGTTCTTCATCCCTTCTTTCCgtcctcccttccttctgtcctCCCTTCCGTCCTCCCTTCCGTCCTCCTCCGTCCTCCCTTCTGTCCATCCTCCCTGCCGTCCTTCATCCCTTCTTTCCgtcctcccttccttctgccctcccttccttctgtcctCCTTTCCATCCATCCTCCCTTCCATTcttcatcccttccttctgtcctCCTTTCCGTCCATCTCTCCCTTCCGTCCTCCGTCCTCCCTTCCGTCCTCCCTCCCATCCTCCGTCCTCCCTTCCGTCCGTCCTCCCTGCCGTTCTTCATCCCTTCTTTCCGTCCTCCCTTCCTTCAGTCCTCCCTCCCATCCTCCTGTCCTCCCTTCTGTCCATCCTCCCTGCCGTcctccatcccttccttctgtcctcccttccttctgtcctcccttccttccatcTCTCCCTTCCATCCTCCCTTCCGTCCTCTGTCCTCCTTTCCATCCGTCCTCCCTTCTGTCCATCCTCCCTGCCGTCcttcatcccttccttctgtcctCCCTTCCATCATCCCTTCCGTCCATCCTCCCTTCCGTCCTCTATCCTCCCTTCCGTCCTCTATCCTCCCTTCCGTCCTCTGTCCTCCCTTCCATCCATCCTCCCTTCCGTCCTCTATCCTCCCTTCCGTCCATCCTCCCTGCTGTCCTCCATCCTCCCTTCCGTCCTCCATCCTCCCTTCCGTCCATCCTCCCTGCTGTCCTTCATCCGTTCCTTCGGTCCTCCCTTCCATCCTCTGTCCTCCTTTCCATCCATTCTCCCTGCCTTCcttcatcccttccttctgtcctcccttccttctgccctcccttccttctgtcctcccttccttctgtcctcccttccttctgtcctCCCTTCCGTCCTCCATCCTCCCTTCCATCCTCCCTTCCGTCCATCCTCCCTTCTGTCCTCCAACATCCCTCCTGCCCATCCTCCCATCCGTCTGCCCTCCCTTCCACCCGTCCTCCCGTCTGTCCATCCTCCCTTCCATCCTCCGTCCTCCCTTCAATCCGTCCTCCCTCCTTTCCAACCTTCATCCCTTCCTTTCATCCTCCCTTCATCCCTTCCTTCCgtcctcccttccttccatccTCCCTTCCATCTCACCTCCAGTCCTTCATCCCTTCTGTCCTCCCTTCCGTCCGTCCTCCCTTCCATCTGTCCTCCCTTCCGTCCGTCCTCCCTTCTTCCCAACCTTCGTCCTTTCCTTCCATCCCCTCCACCTCTCCCTTCCGTCCTCCCTTCCATCTGTCCTCCAgtccttcctcccttctgtcctccctcccctcgtcccttccttccttccatccatcCCACTGTCCTTTCCTTCCATCCTCCCGGCCTCCTGTCCTTCCTCCCGGCCTCCCTTCCATCCTCCCGTCCTCCTGTCCTTCCTCCCGGCCTCCTGTCCTTCCTCCCGGCCTCCCTTCCATCCTCCCGGCCTCCTGTCCCTCCTCCCATCCTCCTGTCCTTCCTCCCATCCTCCCTTCCATCCTCCCATCCTCCCTTCCATCCTCCCGGCCTCCCTTCCATCCTCCCGGCCTCCCTTCCATCCTCCCGGCCTCCCTTCCATCCTCCCGGCCTCCCTTCCATCCTCCTggcctcccttccttcctcctggcctcccttccttcctcccgtCCTCCCTTCCATCCTCCCGTCCTCCCTTCCATCCTCCTGTCCTCCCTTCCATCCTCCCggcctcccttccttcctcccgtcctctcttccttcctcccggCCTCCCTTCCATCCTCCtgtcctcccttccttcctcccggcctcccttccttcctcccgtcctcccttccttcctcccggCCTCCCTTCCCCGTGTCCCCGTTCCCCTAtacccccgtgtccccccgacATGGcagggatatggggacggggTCCCACCAGGAcccggggacgtggggacggggTCCCACCAGGGCACGGGGTCACAGGGACGGGGTCCCGCaaggacacggggacggggtcCCACCAgggcgtggggacatgggggtgggGTCCCATGAGGACAccgggacatggggacggggtcCCACCAGAGTATGGGGTGACGGGGACGGGGTCCCATGGGGACACGGTCCTACCAGGGTATGGGGTCATGGGTATAGGGTCCCATGAGGACATGGGGTCACAGGGACGAGGTCCCAttgggacacggggatggggtcCCATGAGGACACGGGGTCACGGGGACGGGGTCTCACaaggacacggggacgggggccCACCagggtgtggggacatggggatggggtcccgtggggacactgggacatggggacggggtcCCACCAGGACATGGGGTCACAGGGACGGGGTCCCACCAGAGTATGGGGTCACAGGGACGGGGTCCCATCGGGACACGGGGTCACAGGGACGGGGTCCCACaaggacacggggatggggtcCCATGAGGACACGGGGTCACGGGGACGGGGTCTCACaaggacacggggacgggggccCACCagggtgtggggacatggggatggggtcCCACCAGGACACGGGGTCACAGGGATGGGGTCCCACCAGAGTATGGGGTCACAGGGACGGGGTCCCACaaggacacggggatggggtcCCATGAGGACACAGGGTCACAGGGATGGGGTcccgtggggacacggggacggggtcCCACCAGGACACAGGGTCACAGGGATGGGGTCCCACCAGGACACGGGGTCACAGGGATGGGGTCCCACCAGGACACGGGGTCACAGGGATGGGGTCCCACCAGGACATGGGGTCACGGGGATGGGGTCCTGTGGGGACACAGAGACGGGGTCCCACCAGGGTATGGGGTCACAGGGACGGGGTcctgtggggacacggggatggggtcCCACCAGAGTATGGGGTCACAGGGATGGGGTCCCACTGGGACACGGGGACGAGGTCCCACCAGGACATGGGGTCACAGGGACGGGGTCCCactgggacacggggacggggtctcgtggggacacggggacagggtcCCACCAGAGTATGGGGTCACAGGGACGGGGTCCCACtaggacacggggacggggtcCCACCAGGGTGTGGGGTCCCGGGGACGGAATCCAACCAGGTcacagggacacgggggcaCGGGACGGgatcccccccccgcccccccgcccctccccagGCCCTCGCCCACCCGGTCTTGGCGAAGTTGGTCCAGTAGGTCATGACGACGGCGCTGAGCATCACGTCGTTCTTGGAGAAGTTGCAGGGGAAGAGGTCGGTGGCGCCCACCATGGGCACCCCGAAGACGTAGGGGATCTCGTCGCCGTGCGCCGCGTCCGCCCACTCGGGCCGGGCGTCCGTCTGGCAGTGGTGGTAGAAGGTGTAGAAGTAGACGGGGGACTGGTACTCGGCGTGGAGCTTGGCCGTGGCCACCGCCGGGGCCACCCACTGGTGGTCGGTGAAGAGGGCCAGCAGCGTCTTGCGGCGCATCTCGCCGTTGTCGCGGTCGGCCCAGTCCGTGTACATGAACTTGATGGTCTCCCGCAGGATGTCCTTGCCCTCGGGGTAGCCGTAGAGGTTGTCCACGAAGTTGGAGACGGTGAAGTCGAAGTAGGAGGCCGAGATGCCGTCCTCGCTCTCCAGCGAGTCCTCCACGAACTTGAGCCCCTCGCCCTGGTTGACGCCGATGAGGATGTCGTAGTTGAGGAACTCGCCCTGCTGCATCAGGATCTCGGGGTCGTCCGGCACCACGTCGCCGTCCACCACCGGCCCGAAGGCCACGTGGTAGCGCGCCGGCTGCACGTCCTGGTCCACCAGGGCGCGGAAGGGCTGGCGCCGCAGGCACTCCACCGCCGCCCCCGTGTCGGCGCGCTCGCAGCCCACCTTGGCCGCCAGCAGGCGCGTGTACTTGAGGGGCTGGTAGTTCACCGACCAGCTCGAGATGGCCGTGCCGCTCTGCGCGATCGCCTTCTGGAACAGGCCTGCGGCGGGGGGGGACatcgtggggggggggcatggggaggggtcccaaagggggaggggaggggtcccaaagggggagaggaggaggggaagggtcCCATTGGGGCAAGGGAGGGGTCCCCAAGGGGGAGGGGTCccaaaggggagggaggggagggggaggggtctcaaagggggaggggaggggtccTACTGGGGCAAGGGAGGGGTCCccaagggggaggggaggggtcccattggggaagggaaggaggggaggggaggtaGGGAGGGGTCAcaaggggggaggggaggaggggaggggtctcaaagggggaggggaggtggggaggggtcCCTAAGGGGGAGGGGATGGGTCCctaagggggaggggaggggacccaaagggggaggggaggaggggaggggtcCCATTGGGGCAAGGGAGGGGTCCccaaggggaggggaaggggggacatggggatggggtccctaagggggaggggaggggtcccattggggaagggaaggtggGGATGGGTCcctaaggggaggggaggtggggaggggacccaaaggggaaggggaggggtcccattggggaaggggaggtggggaggggaggtaGGGAGGGGTCCcaaggggggaggggaggtggggaggggtcccaaagggggagggggaggggccccaagggggggggcacggggaggggtccctaagggggaggggaggggtcccaaaggggaaggggaggaggggaggggacccaaagggggaggggaggggtcccattggggaaggggaggaggggaggggtcccattggggaaggggaggtggggaggggaggtggggaggggtcccaagggggaggggaggtgggggaggggtcccaaagggggaggggaggggccccaaggggggggggcacggggaggggtccctaaggggaggggaggggtcccattggggaaggggaggaggggaggggtcCCATTGGGGCAAGGGAGGGGTCCccaagggggaggggaaggggggacatggggctggggtcccaTTGGGGAAGGGGATGTGGGGAGGGGTCCTAAAGGGGTAGGggaggtggggctggggtcctgttggggacgggggggggggcgacctGGGGAGGGGGTCCCACTGGGGTAGGGGCTGGGGTCccaaagggggaaggggctggggtcccgttatggggtgggggcatGGGGCCGGGGTCCCGTTATGGGGCGGGGACGCGGGGCTGGGGTCCCGTTATGgggtggggacgtggggctggggtcccgtCATGGGGTgggggcatggggctggggtccaCTATGGGGttgggacgtggggacgtggggccgGGGTCCCGTTATGgggtggggacgtggggctggggtcccatTATGGGGTGGGGACGTGGGGCCGGGGTCCCCCCCCTACAGACACGGGGAGCGCTGGACGGGGAAGCAAAACCAGGACGCGGCCCCCCCCCAGAGGGGCTTCGGGGTGGgtggtggggacggggggacacgatttgggggtccccggtgcgggggcgggcggggtgGGGGTCGCCCCCGGGGGTACCTTCGGAGTGGTGGGAGAGGATGAGGAGGCTGACGCAGGCGGCGCCGGCGCCGGAGCCGAAGATGGTGATGCGCTGGGGGTCACCCCCGAAGTGCCCCACGTTCTCGTTCAGCCAGCGCAGCGCCTGGATCTGGTCCAGGAGCCCGTAGTTGCCCTTGGCCGCCTGGTCCCCGGTGCTCAGGAAGCCTGCGGGGACATTCGGGGACGTTCGGGGACgtttggggacgtttggggacatttggggacgtttggggacgtggggaggcCGCTCCGTGCGCCCCAGGGACAGCGGGGTGGCAGCCTGTGGCGTCCCCCCGAGgtgcccccgtgtccccgtgtcccaccCCGGGACACCAAGACGCGGCCCCGCAGCgtccccggggtgtccccatgtccccaaacccccccgcaGGACACCGAGgcgtgtccccaaggtgtccccacgTCCTCATGTCCTACCCAGGACACCAAGACATGgccccaaggtgtccccaggTCCCATCTAGGACACCAAGacgtgtccccaaggtgtccccaaggtgtccccacgtccctgtaTACCCCCCAGGACACGAAGACgcatccccaaggtgtccccaaggtgtccccacatccccacatccccccaggACACCAAGACAtgtccccaacgtgtccccaaggtgtccccaagtcCCTGTACACCCCCAGGACACCAAGACACgtccccaagatgtccccaaggtgtccccaaggtgtccccacgtccccacatcccccccaggACACCAAGATGtgtccccaacgtgtccccaaGTCCCTGTATACCCCCCAGGACACCAAGTCacgtccccaaggtgtccccaaagtgtccccatgtcctctCATACCCCCCCAAGACACCAAGATGTGTCCCtaaggtgtccccaaggtgtccccaagatgtccccacatccccacatccccccaggACACCAAGACATGgccccaaggtgtccccaaggtgtccccatgtcctctCATACCCCCCAGGACACCAAGatgtgtccccaaggtgtccccaaggcgtccccatgtccccacatcccccccaggACACCAAGATgtgtccccaaagtgtccccaaggcgtccccaaggtgtccccatgtccctgtacACCCCCCAGGACACCAAGATGtgtccccaacgtgtccccaaggtgtccccatgtcctctCATACCCCCCCAGGACACCAAGacgtgtccccaaggtgtccccaagatgtccccacggtgtccccacgtccccacatccccccaggACACCAAGACgcgtccccaaggtgtccccaaagtgtccccacgtccctgtaTACCCCCAGGACACCAAGatgtgtccccaaggtgtcccaacgtccccatgtccccccaggACACCAAGacgtgtccccaaggtgtccccatgtccccatgtcccccccaggacaccaagacgtgtccccaaggtgtccccaaggtgtccccacttcccccatccccccagGACACCAAGACGTGTCCCCAACATGTCCTCAaggtgtccccacgtccctgtaCACGCCCCAGGACACCAAGatgtgtccccaaggtgtccccacgtccccacatcccccccaggacaccaagacgtgtccccaaggtgtccccaaggtgtccccacgtccccacatcccccccaggACACCAAGACATGgccccaaggtgtccccaaggtgtccccaaggtgtccccatgtccccacatcc
This genomic window contains:
- the LOC136787866 gene encoding LOW QUALITY PROTEIN: neuroligin-2-like (The sequence of the model RefSeq protein was modified relative to this genomic sequence to represent the inferred CDS: inserted 2 bases in 1 codon; deleted 2 bases in 1 codon) → MLPLWLSDNLEAAGAYVAAQSEDCLYLNLYVPTEDGLLAKKREDGAAGGPPPPDADIRDSGKKPVMLFLHGGSYMEGTGNMFDGSVLAAYGNVIVVTMNYRLGVLGFLSTGDQAAKGNYGLLDQIQALRWLNENVGHFGGDPQRITIFGSGAGAACVSLLILSHHSEGLFQKAIAQSGTAISSWSVNYQPLKYTRLLAAKVGCERADTGAAVECLRRQPFRALVDQDVQPARYHVAFGPVVDGDVVPDDPEILMQQGEFLNYDILIGVNQGEGLKFVEDSLESEDGISASYFDFTVSNFVDNLYGYPEGKDILRETIKFMYTDWADRDNGEMRRKTLLALFTDHQWVAPAVATAKLHAEYQSPVYFYTFYHHCQTDARPEWADAAHGDEIPYVFGVPMVGATDLFPCNFSKNDVMLSAVVMTYWTNFAKTGDPNQPVPQDTKFIHTKPNRFEEVVWTRFDGKDKRYLHIGLKPRVRDHYRANKVAFWLELVPHLHNLHQLPHASTTTRLPPPGPPGAPGLDPTPPAPSPPPPAEDEEDEELEAGGDAAASPPSRGTRDYSTELSVTVAVGASLLFLNILAFAALYYKRDKRPPPPPLAHAPRGARGGGGGAEAQPPRRPGEPPTTCWATGGAEEELASLQLKHPVGGSGVGTEPPEAGLRPPPAXPPDYTLALRRAPEDVPLMTPTTITMVPGGCPLHPFGPFPPGHNSTLPHPHSTTRV